The following are from one region of the Fusarium keratoplasticum isolate Fu6.1 chromosome 4, whole genome shotgun sequence genome:
- a CDS encoding Protein RER1, translated as MNAPEPEQTPFEAVSVHTSKIARHYQALLDQSTPFVLYRWIGTVVCLFLFFLRILFAQGWYIVAYALGIYLLNLFLAFLQPKFDPSNEEIDNEMEDGSVGTLPTKQDEEFKPFIRRLPEFKFWYWATRAILISFVCSWFEVFNVPVFWPVLVMYWIILFVLTMRKQIQHMIKYRYVPFTVGKKNYAKNSS; from the exons ATGAATGCGCCAGAGCCTGAGCAGACCCCTTTCGAGGCTGTCAGCGTCCACACATCCAAGATCGCGCGC CATTACCAAGCTCTGCTGGACCAGTCGACCCCCTTTGTCCTCTACCGATGGATCGGCACCGTTgtctgcctcttcctcttcttccttcgAATCCTGTTTGCGCAGGGCTGGTACATCG TTGCCTATGCGCTCGGCATCTACCTGCTGAACCTGTTCCTGGCCTTCTTGCAGCCCAAGTTTGACCCCTCGAACGAAGAGATCGAcaatgagatggaggatggctCCGTGGGCACTCTCCCCACCAAGCAGGATGAGGAGTTCAAGCCCTTCATTCGACGACTCCCCGAGTTCAAGTTCTGGTACTGGGCCACCCgagccatcctcatctcttTTGTGTGCAGTTGGTTCGAGGTCTTCAACGTGCCCGTCTTCTGGCCCGTGTTGGTCATGTACTGGATTATCCTCTTCGTTCTTACCA TGCGAAAACAGATCCAGCACATGATCAAGTACCGCTATGTGCCCTTCACGGTTGGCAAGAAGAACTACGCCAAGAACAGCTCTTGA
- a CDS encoding RING-type domain-containing protein: protein MEPPQAGLDLEKELTCSICTELLYRPLTLLDCLHTFCGACLKEWFSFQATTAERSPNPPVPGANIFTCPSCRAAVRDTAHNATVVTLLDMYIAANPDKDRSAAEKEEMAKKYKPGDQVLPKVNTHRTAEERRADEEDRRLVDEVRELSLQESGISSGPPRTRRRRESRSADDRGRSGRDRSLDSRQRRPGHRPRTDDGARHSADQLSEGERRHRRSDSRQRQIEHQSSIRSLISSADMSERDIEREIEDFARQIQEEGLLDGLDLDSIDLSRDDELSRRITEAYRRRQRERARDTSRRNNGSSYQSSSRHTEPGQPDSRMLAPDGNRAPRGRPRPHSRSTSAASAASAASQTEERSRPPPSNPSANLEVQDTGRRTRRRTASGSRSATAPVFPTTSEARPAARSSTDLTLRSQTSDPTQSRPSFSEGRSTSTPIHHGPFPNPSEAAASTGNNGNLSFANRQGNTSTTSGAAQSSTGHAEQTAGRSSRSRPADLAIVHQTVASPVSSPTVSGQGHQRTRSQLFPEPSISCARCNKPHIEYELHYNCSICASGQWNMCLDCYRAGKGCLYWFGFGYGAWSKWEKTRQQKGDPSMARPHLLTASRYRPPRATPGGADGRKTMTTDDPRNRLESGTFCARCSAWTNECYWRCDVCNEGDWGFCNNCVNQGRSCTHTLLPLAHEATQPAQSRSGSPPRSPGRPPAATIFKGPNASNAGPFKPLTFATRCDICQDPILPNKARYHCYQCTSSLVPDAAPGDYDICASCYGTLVTQRQISPENGHAGWRRCLHGHRMVVVGFTDGKIGQWRYIAQDLVGGRGLRFEPADKPEHREKGLQKWVWQRGDQTAARLVTRDVSETAPSSDGSTNFTQSFPPDGGVGMKASARWGWYPKSGADDELLFPRGAEIKEIEDVNGDWYFGTYMGSRGLFPAPCPPVAAPPHLDAFPSYQAKTLHKATSLAWDSFVSVALSIDLFRSSRSSCSVPMFRHSVRRLAVAAAKAAEPSAHTIAVSQAQGVSRGLTGAIGNTPLIRLNHLSEETGCEILGKAEFMNPGGSVKDRAALYVVKDAEERGLLKPGGTVVEGTAGNTGIGLAHVCRSRGYKLVIYMPNTQSQGKIDLLRLLGAEVYPVPAVAFDNPENYNHQARRHAERLDNAVWTNQFDNTANRRAHIETTGPEIWAQTQGKVDAFTCATGTAGTLAGITRYLKEVSNGRVKSFLADPPGSVLHSYISSGGKLIERTGSSITEGIGQGRITDNLQPDIGLVDGSLTIADEKSIEMVYRCLDEEGLYLGASSSLNVVAAKEVAQKLGKGHTVVTVLCDGAYRYADRLFSRKWLTEKKLLGAIPKHLEKYIVLP from the exons ATGGAGCCTCCACAAGCCGGCCTGGACCTGGAAAAGGAGCTGACGTGCTCG ATCTGCACGGAGCTCCTATACCGACCTTTGACCCTTCTTGACTGCCTTCACACCTTTTGCGGCGCCTGTCTCAAGGAATGGTTCTCCTTTCAAGCCACGACGGCCGAGCGATCGCCAAACCCGCCAGTTCCCGGTGCCAACATCTTTActtgcccatcatgtcgagCCGCCGTTCGAGATACCGCGCACAATGCCACCGTTGTGACGCTCCTGGACATGTACATCGCTGCGAATCCGGATAAGGATCGGTCGGCCgcggagaaggaggagatggccaagaagtACAAGCCTGGCGACCAGGTGCTGCCCAAAGTAAACACCCATAGAACGGCCGAAGAGCGGCGcgcagacgaagaggataGAAGGTTGGTGGACGAGGTTAGAGAGCTGAGTCTGCAGGAATCCGGAATATCATCTGGACCCCCAAGGACACGACGTAGACGTGAGAGTCGCTCTGCGGATGATAGAGGCAGGTCGGGCAGAGATCGGAGCTTGGACAGCCGCCAGCGTCGACCAGGACATCGCCCTCGCACAGACGACGGAGCCCGTCACAGCGCCGACCAGCTGTCCGAGGGTGAACGAAGACATCGACGAAGCGACTCGAGGCAGCGCCAGATTGAGCATCAGTCATCCATCAGGTCGCTCATCAGCTCAGCCGACATGAGCGAGCGAGACATTGAGAGAGAAATCGAGGACTTTGCCAGGCAGATTCAGGAGGAAGGCCTTCTTGACGGACTTGATTTGGATAGTATCGACTTGAGTCGTGATGACGAGCTCAGTAGGCGCATCACCGAGGCGTACCGACGACGACAGAGGGAACGCGCGCGAGACACATCGCGGAGGAACAACGGAAGTAGTTATCAGTCATCATCACGGCACACAGAGCCTGGGCAGCCGGACTCCCGCATGCTGGCCCCGGACGGAAACAGGGCACCCAGAGGAAGACCCCGTCCTCATTCCAGATCAACAAGCGCAGCCAGTGCAGCCAGCGCTGCCAGCCAGACCGAGGAGCGAAGTCGACCACCGCCATCCAACCCTTCAGCAAATCTTGAGGTACAGGACACAGGTCGACGGACAAGGCGCAGGACCGCCAGCGGAAGCCGTAGTGCTACTGCACCGGTCTTTCCAACTACCAGCGAGGCCAGGCCTGCTGCCCGATCTTCAACTGATCTCACGTTGAGATCTCAAACCTCGGATCCGACTCAATCTCGACCTAGCTTCAGTGAGGGACGTAGCACCAGCACTCCTATTCACCATGGACCGTTCCCTAACCCATCCGAAGCTGCGGCGTCGACGGGCAACAATGGAAACCTGTCTTTTGCCAACCGGCAAGGAAACACATCAACCACCTCAGGTGCAGCGCAGTCTTCAACTGGCCACGCCGAACAAACAGCAGGACGCAGTAGTCGTTCCCGTCCTGCAGACCTCGCGATTGTTCACCAGACGGTGGCCAGTCCAGTCAGTAGCCCAACTGTCTCGGGACAGGGACATCAGAGAACCAGATCTCAACTATTTCCCGAGCCATCCATCAGCTGTGCTCGATGCAACAAACCACACATTGAGTATGAGCTTCACTACAACTGTTCCATCTGCGCCAGCGGCCAGTGGAACATGTGCCTCGACTGCTACCGAGCAGGCAAAGGTTGTCTTTACTGGTTTGGATTTGGTTACGGTGCCTGGTCCAAATGGGAAAAAACACGCCAACAGAAAGGAGATCCCTCAATGGCAAGGCCACACCTGCTCACAGCAAGTCGGTATCGACCTCCTCGCGCTACTCCCGGCGGCGCAGATGGTCGGAAAACCATGACGACCGACGATCCCCGGAATCGACTGGAGAGTGGCACATTTTGTGCCAGATGTTCTGCCTGGACAAATGAGTGTTACTGGCGCTGCGATGTTTGCAACGAAGGAGATTGGGGTTTCTGCAACAACTGCGTGAATCAAGGGAGATCATGCACGCATACTCTGCTGCCATTAGCTCATGAAGCAACACAGCCAGCTCAAAGCAGATCAGGAAGCCCGCCAAGATCACCAGGGAGACCTCCAGCAGCAACCATCTTCAAAGGACCCAACGCGTCAAACGCTGGCCCCTTCAAGCCCCTGACATTTGCGACACGATGCGATATCTGTCAGGATCCTATTCTCCCGAACAAGGCAAGGTATCACTGCTATCAATGCACAAGCTCTCTCGTTCCAGATGCGGCACCAGGCGATTACGATATTTGCGCATCTTGCTATGGCACTCTCGTCACTCAGCGTCAGATCAGCCCCGAGAACGGTCACGCcgggtggaggaggtgtcTTCACGGTCACAGAATGGTAGTTGTTGGATTCACTGACGGAAAGATCGGGCAGTGGAGGTACATCGCTCAGGACCTAGTTGGAGGTCGTGGCCTACGATTCGAGCCAGCCGACAAGCCGGAACATCGTGAGAAGGGACTTCAGAAATGGGTATGGCAACGCGGCGATCAGACAGCAGCTCGTCTCGTCACCAGGGACGTATCAGAAACAGCACCCTCCAGCGACGGCTCGACAAACTTTACACAGAGCTTCCCTCCGGATGGCGGGGTAGGCATGAAGGCGAGCGCGAGGTGGGGATGGTATCCCAAGTCGGGAGCAGACGACgagctcctcttccctcggGGGGCAGAAATCAAAGAAATTGAAGACGTGAACGGAGATTGGTACTTTGGGACATATATGGGCTCTCGGGGACTGTTCCCAGCGCC CTGCCCGCCGGTTGCGGCCCCACCACATCTAGACGCTTTCCCTTCTTACCAAGCCAAAACCCTCCACAAAGCAACCTCGCTCGCCTGGGACTCTTTCGTTTCTGTTGCTCTGtcaattgacctcttccGAAGCTCGCGATCCTCTTGCTCCGTCCCAATGTTCCGTCACAGCGTCCGGCGGCTCGCCGTTGCTGCCGCAAAGGCTGCTGAGCCTAGCGCCCACACCATCGCCGTGTCCCAGGCCCAGGGCGTTTCTCGGGGTCTTACCGGAG CCATCGGAAACACCCCCCTCATCCGCCTCAACCACCTCTCCGAAGAGACGGGCTGCGAGATCCTCGGCAAGGCCGAGTTCATGAACCCCGGTGGCTCGGTCAAGGATCGTGCCGCCCTCTACGTGGTcaaggacgccgaggagCGCGGCCTGCTCAAGCCCGGCGGCACTGTGGTCGAGGGCACCGCCGGAAACACGGGCATCGGTCTCGCCCACGTCTGCCGGTCGCGGGGTTACAAGCTCGTCATCTACATGCCCAACACGCAGTCACAGGGCAAGATCGACCTCCTCCGGCTCCTCGGCGCAGAGGTCTATCCCGTCCCCGCCGTCGCCTTTGATAACCCCGAGAACTACAACCACCAGGCCCGCCGCCACGCCGAGCGACTTGACAACGCCGTCTGGACGAACCAGTTCGACAACACTGCCAACCGCCGGGCGCACATTGAGACTACAGGACCTGAGATCTGGGCTCAGACGCAGGGCAAGGTCGATGCTTTCACTTGCGCTACCGGTACCGCTGGCACTCTGGCCGGTATCACTCGGTATCTCAAGGAGGTTTCAAACGGCCGGGTGAAGAGCTTCCTCGCCGATCCTCCTGGCAGTGTTCTGCACTCGTACATCTCTTCAGGCGGCAAGCTCATTGAGCGCACGGGGTCCAGTATCACTGAGGGCATCGGCCAGGGCCGCATCACGGACAACCTCCAGCCCGATATCGGTCTCGTGGACGGCTCCCTGACCAtcgccgacgagaagagTATTGAGATGGTGTACCGCtgccttgacgaggagggcCTGTACCTGGGCGCCAGCTCGTCGCTCAACGTGGTGGCGGCCAAGGAGGTGGCCcagaagctgggcaaggGCCACACCGTCGTCACGGTTCTCTGCGACGGCGCCTACAGATACGCCGACCGGTTGTTCTCGCGCAAGTGGCtgacggagaagaagctcctgGGGGCCATCCCCAAGCACCTGGAGAAGTACATTGTTCTACCATAG